The following DNA comes from Streptomyces sp. NBC_00690.
AGCACTTCGGCCAGTGGTGGGACGCCCTCGCCGCCCAGGGCGTCGAACGCAAGGTGTGGCTCTCACAGGTCGGGCACGTCGACCCCTTCGACTTCCGGCGCGCGAAGTGGGTGAAGACCCTGCACCGCTGGTTCGACCACCACCTCCTCGGATACGACAACGGTATCGACGACGAACCCATGGCCGACATCGAGCGCGCGCCCGACCAATGGACCACCGACCGGCACTGGCCACCGCGCACCACCCGTGTCACCACGCTCCGTCCCGCGCCGGGAGCCCGACCGGGGGTCGGAACGCTCTCGCAGCGCCCCGCGCGCCCGGGCGCCCGGGAGACCTTCACCGACGACCGCACCCAGCATGAGATCGACTGGGCCGCCGCCGTCGACCGCCCCACCCCCGCCAAGGTCGGCTTCGTCTCCCGACCGCTGAGCCGTCCGCTGCGACTCTCCGGCTCCGGTACGGTCACCGTCACTGCGACCCCGACCACCACGAGCGCCCACCTGAGTGCCGTACTCGTGGACCTCGGCCCCGATGTCATCCGCGACTACGCCGCCGTCGGTGAGGGCATCACGACCTTGCCGCAGCGCAGCTGCTGGGGGGCGAGCACCCCGGGCGACAGCGCCTGTTTCAAGGAGACGATCGCCCGGACCAAGGCCGTCCAACAGACCGTCTTCAGTCGGGGCTGGGCCGATCTGGGCCATCATGCGTTCCCCGGCCGGGAGCGACCGCTGACCCCGGGCAAGCCGCACACCATCACCCTCGATCTGCACGCCGCCGACCATGTGGTGCCCGCCGGCCATCGACTGGCCCTGATCATCGCCGGCACCGATCGCCATCTGATCGAGCCGCCGGCCACCACACCGAGGCTCACCCTCGATCTTGCGCGCACATTCGCCCGGCTGCCCATCGTCGGCGGCTCCCGCGCCTTCGAACGAGCCACCCGCGGACCCGTCCTTGTTCCGACGACGAGCCCGACCCGGCCCGATGCGGTCGCGGGCCCGCGTGCCGTCCGACCGATCCCGGGAGCCAGCCGATGACGTTCCATGTACGCTCCTTCGCCCTGGCCGCCTTGACGGTCGCCCTCACGGCCGGGCTGATGGCCGCACCCGCACGGGCCGCGGACGCGACGACCGCACCGCGCACCGGATTCGAGACCAGCGGCGGCACCCGTTGGACCGGCGAGGAGGAGGAGCGCTCCTTCCTCGCCGCCGTCGACCGGGCCAGCGACCGCGTCGCGCTCTCCAGGATCGGAACCACCAAGCAGGGCCGCGAGTTGGCGCTGGTGGCCATCGGTGCCCGCCCGGCCGCCACCGTCACCACCGTGCTCCTGATCTGTTCGCAGCACGGCAACGAGCCCTCCGGGCGCGAGGCTTGTCTGACGACGGTCCGTGATCTGGCCTTCGCTCGTGACCGTCAGACCCGCGCATTTCTGGCCCGTACCGAGATCCTCGTCATCCCCAATGCCAATCCCGACGGACGGGCGGCCGACATCCGGGGCAACTCCGACCGGGTGGACGTCAACCGCGACCACATCGCACTGAAGACCGCCGAGGGCCGGGCGATGGCCGCCGTCATCCGCGACCATCGACCCGACGTCATCTACGACCTGCACGAGTACGGTGCATCGCCGCCCTACTACGACCGGGACCTCTTCGATCTGTGGCCGCGCAATCTGAACACCGACTCCCGGGTGCACCGGGAGTCGAAGGCCCTCTCCGAGCGCTATGTCCGACCGGCCGCCGAAGACAAGGGGCACACGAGCGGGACGTACGGGATCTGGACCGATCCGGCCACCGGAGAGCCGATCCGACAGGTGGCGGGCGACGGTCAGGAACGCATCCTCCGCAATGCCTCGGGGGTGAAGAACTCCGTCGGGCTCCTCATCGAGAGCCGTGTCGACCCACTGACGGACGCCGAGAAGGCCGATCCCGCAGTGAACAACCGTCGACGGGTGAGCAGTCAACTGGCCGCGCTGGAGGGA
Coding sequences within:
- a CDS encoding Xaa-Pro dipeptidyl-peptidase, yielding MPIRTRGTRTTYRSLVLAASAALMAVSLAPAHAQPAPGTNRGDADRRESRPIHSYEKAIRESVWVDIRLDGDGDGRSDRVAVDIVRPSEPVHRGQKIPVIMDASPYYACCGRGNETQRKTYDAAGRPVQIPLYYDNYFVPRGYAFAAVDLSGTNRSDGCVDIGGRQDVQSAKAVVDWLNGRAAGYTSRTGSKLSSAGWSTGDTAMIGKSFDGAIANGVAATGVEGLKTIVPIGALSSWYDYYFAKGAPLFDSGPNWLAENIESPAAREPCQAVKKRLVDDAPRTGNHTRLWHERDYVRAAHKVKASVFAVHGMQDLNVRGKHFGQWWDALAAQGVERKVWLSQVGHVDPFDFRRAKWVKTLHRWFDHHLLGYDNGIDDEPMADIERAPDQWTTDRHWPPRTTRVTTLRPAPGARPGVGTLSQRPARPGARETFTDDRTQHEIDWAAAVDRPTPAKVGFVSRPLSRPLRLSGSGTVTVTATPTTTSAHLSAVLVDLGPDVIRDYAAVGEGITTLPQRSCWGASTPGDSACFKETIARTKAVQQTVFSRGWADLGHHAFPGRERPLTPGKPHTITLDLHAADHVVPAGHRLALIIAGTDRHLIEPPATTPRLTLDLARTFARLPIVGGSRAFERATRGPVLVPTTSPTRPDAVAGPRAVRPIPGASR
- a CDS encoding M14 family metallopeptidase — protein: MTFHVRSFALAALTVALTAGLMAAPARAADATTAPRTGFETSGGTRWTGEEEERSFLAAVDRASDRVALSRIGTTKQGRELALVAIGARPAATVTTVLLICSQHGNEPSGREACLTTVRDLAFARDRQTRAFLARTEILVIPNANPDGRAADIRGNSDRVDVNRDHIALKTAEGRAMAAVIRDHRPDVIYDLHEYGASPPYYDRDLFDLWPRNLNTDSRVHRESKALSERYVRPAAEDKGHTSGTYGIWTDPATGEPIRQVAGDGQERILRNASGVKNSVGLLIESRVDPLTDAEKADPAVNNRRRVSSQLAALEGLMSFAGERGPAVRAATSLARWNGFLDRGPIYLGGADNTPATPAETLADPPCGYRLDGTQFAEVKDELALHGVVAREVGDGAFVPLRQSQRKLVPLLLDARATYRLASGQPVTAC